DNA sequence from the Eubacterium sp. 1001713B170207_170306_E7 genome:
AAAACAGCATGCTCATCAGCAGTGTGAGCAATCCGGTGGAAACCCGGGAAAAAATTGAGACCCTTAAAAATCAGATCAGCGAGTATGAGGAAGACCTCAAGGCCTGCGACATGGCCCTGGATATTTTTGGCCGGCTCTCCAAGGAAACGCATTATGACTGCGCGCCGGTGCTCAATGACAAAATCGGCGATGCGCTGTACAGCATCACCCACAAATATAAAGAAGTCAAAATTGACGACAAGCTTCAGGTAAAAGTCGTGAGTCCGGAAAACGGCGATCTGCTGGATATTGAGAAGCTGAGCGGCGGCACCATCGACCAGATATACTTTGCGCTGCGCTTTGGCGTGGGCAATGTGCTTGCCTTTGACAAATCCCTGCCCTTTGTGCTGGACGATCCGTTTGTGCAGTACGATCTGGCGAGAAAGACCGAGGCAGTACGCTTCCTCTGGAGCATCAGCAAGGGACAGCAGGTTCTGCTGTTTACCTGCAGCGGCGATGAAAAACGGATTCTGGACCACAATGAGCTGAGCTACAGCGGTATTATTTTATGATGCCAGGGTCAAAAGGTCATGTGCGTGAAAACACATGACTTTGAGACCCGTTAAATATGAAAAATGAGCGGATTTCGAATATTTTTCAGATTTCGGGAATGTGAAACACGGAGAATTCCGAAGGCATCACACACCCAAACATCTTTAAGTAATTTTTGAGGGGAGAACAAAAATGAAGTTACAGGAAGTCAAGGAACTACTGAACGCACGGGTTTTAACAGGAGAAGAACACCTGAATGAGGATGTCTATGTGGCCTGCGGCTGCGACCTCATGAGCGATGTGCTGCGGTATGCCAAGGAGGACGGCATTCTGCTCACCGGGCTTGTGAACAAGCAGGTTTTTAACACGGTGGACATGGCCAACATGCACAGCATTGTTTTTGTCAGGAGCAAGGTGCCGGGTGAGGAACTGCTGGAAATGGCCGAGGACATTGACATGCTGATCATGACCACGGATTATCCGCTGTTTGAATCCTGCGGAATCTTATACCACAACGGACTTAAGGGGGCAATACCGAAAAATGAGCTATGAACTGGTATTTGATGTAGAAAAGGGAGATTTTGAAAAGGCCGGCGAGGCTTCGCGCAAGATAAAGCGGAGCCTCCAGCAGCTGGGCATTAACAGCAAGGTGATCCGCCATATCGCCATTGCCGGATACGAGGGCGAGATGAATATCGCCATCCATTCCGACGGCGGGCAGATCATTTTAGAGGTGGATGAAAACGCTGTAACCCTGCGCTTAGAGGACGTGGGGCCAGGGATACCC
Encoded proteins:
- a CDS encoding ATP-binding protein produces the protein MSYELVFDVEKGDFEKAGEASRKIKRSLQQLGINSKVIRHIAIAGYEGEMNIAIHSDGGQIILEVDENAVTLRLEDVGPGIPNVDLAMTEGWSTASDKVREMGFGAGMGLPNMEKNADDFEIHSKVGEGTKIRMCFKL